Proteins found in one Nostoc sp. NIES-3756 genomic segment:
- a CDS encoding ATP-binding protein: MSVVNLKKILNKKELLALIENLVNQLNIAVSVELLDSTQIINIGKQTTQNRYPIEVSGETVGWVVGEEGASIVASLLSFLGKQEAEKKVLAKELLERYQEIDLFEDISTQLTRSLNTRQIAQLVIEELHQLIESSAGMILLLSADGSGFEVIAEFGRFFSSHQPQPNQGIIGHIVQTGRAELINNVQIDQRVINEKSVNALICVPLRAKERILGAIAIGTTKTEAYKAEHLKLVSIFASQTAIAIEKALLYEQSIKAAAQAKAQTEKLQKALHELQLAQTKLIQSEKMSSLGQLMAGVAHEINNPVNFICGNLKYVADYAKDLLHLLHQYQKLLPVVPPELEVELDTVDLEFIQEDLPKLLDSMKIGSDRIVEIVKSLKNFSRHDEAEMKTVNIHDGIDGTLMILRHRLKPNPHHPGIEIIKDYADIPLIECYPGQLNQVFMNILANAIDALEESIVNSQQSTVNSQQSTVNPELWTKPQISIRTEALNNQWVVIRIADNGPGIKPEIIERIYDPFFTTKEVGKGTGLGMAISHQIIVERHRGILKCRSQPGQGTEFWIQIPVQCSVMDVAKKPYLFSDLKNTTPAHEDLEGFIPSTTPTLQSKELLTRHAQVIRRLAQRNSALDTASSEEIYQLLQRNPISLKVYATLLSCFSNSHSTHGSSYTD, encoded by the coding sequence ATGTCTGTAGTCAACCTCAAAAAAATTCTTAACAAAAAAGAGTTACTGGCTCTGATTGAAAATTTAGTTAACCAACTCAACATAGCAGTAAGTGTGGAGTTGCTAGATAGTACGCAAATAATCAACATTGGCAAGCAAACTACACAAAATCGCTATCCCATTGAAGTGTCGGGAGAAACTGTAGGCTGGGTGGTTGGCGAAGAAGGCGCAAGTATAGTGGCTAGTTTGCTCTCTTTTTTGGGAAAACAAGAAGCTGAAAAGAAAGTACTTGCTAAAGAATTACTGGAGCGATATCAGGAAATAGATTTATTTGAGGATATTTCGACACAATTGACCAGAAGTTTAAATACTAGACAGATTGCTCAACTTGTAATAGAAGAACTACATCAACTTATTGAATCATCTGCGGGAATGATTTTACTCCTGAGTGCAGATGGAAGTGGCTTTGAGGTAATAGCGGAGTTTGGCAGATTTTTTTCATCCCATCAACCGCAACCAAATCAAGGAATTATTGGTCACATTGTGCAAACTGGTAGGGCGGAACTGATCAACAATGTACAAATCGATCAGCGAGTGATAAACGAAAAAAGCGTCAACGCTTTAATTTGTGTGCCATTGAGAGCGAAAGAACGGATATTAGGAGCGATCGCTATCGGCACAACTAAAACCGAAGCCTACAAAGCCGAACATCTCAAACTTGTGAGTATCTTTGCCTCACAAACTGCGATCGCCATTGAAAAAGCCCTACTCTACGAACAAAGCATCAAAGCAGCCGCCCAAGCCAAAGCCCAGACAGAAAAATTACAAAAAGCGCTACATGAGTTGCAATTAGCCCAAACCAAATTAATCCAAAGCGAAAAAATGTCGAGTTTGGGACAGCTTATGGCTGGAGTTGCCCATGAAATCAACAACCCAGTTAACTTTATTTGCGGCAATTTAAAATATGTTGCCGACTACGCCAAGGACTTGTTACACCTGCTGCACCAATATCAGAAATTACTCCCTGTGGTTCCGCCGGAGTTAGAAGTAGAATTAGACACCGTTGATTTGGAATTTATTCAAGAGGATCTACCCAAATTATTAGATTCAATGAAAATAGGTAGCGATCGCATTGTCGAAATTGTCAAATCTTTGAAAAACTTTTCCCGCCATGACGAAGCAGAAATGAAAACCGTCAACATTCACGACGGTATCGACGGCACACTCATGATTCTCCGCCATCGCCTCAAACCTAACCCCCACCATCCGGGAATTGAAATTATTAAAGACTACGCAGACATACCTTTAATTGAATGCTACCCCGGACAGTTGAATCAGGTGTTTATGAACATCTTGGCAAATGCCATTGATGCTTTAGAGGAGTCAATAGTCAATAGTCAACAGTCAACAGTCAACAGTCAACAGTCAACAGTCAACCCTGAACTATGGACTAAACCCCAAATCTCAATTCGTACCGAAGCCTTAAACAACCAATGGGTAGTAATTCGCATTGCTGACAACGGCCCAGGCATCAAGCCAGAGATTATTGAACGCATTTATGACCCCTTCTTCACCACCAAAGAAGTAGGTAAAGGAACTGGACTGGGTATGGCGATTAGCCACCAAATTATCGTAGAAAGACACAGAGGGATTCTCAAATGTCGTTCTCAACCAGGACAAGGAACAGAATTTTGGATTCAAATTCCTGTGCAGTGTTCAGTTATGGATGTTGCTAAAAAACCTTACTTGTTTTCTGACCTGAAGAATACAACCCCAGCACATGAAGACCTAGAAGGCTTCATTCCCTCAACAACTCCCACTCTTCAATCCAAAGAATTGCTAACCCGCCATGCCCAAGTCATCCGGCGACTTGCACAACGTAATTCCGCTTTGGATACTGCATCATCTGAGGAAATTTACCAACTTCTTCAACGTAACCCCATTTCGTTGAAGGTTTACGCCACTTTATTGTCTTGCTTCTCTAATTCTCATTCTACTCACGGTTCTAGTTATACAGATTAG
- a CDS encoding DUF1877 family protein — protein sequence MTAKHFSNNLLVNAFGAGKEIGYETEYGPVRYLFAGDEVGQILDGLLELSEEGFKNRFLQESQKPNPVHWLDWADEELLEYMVDYYNEIVDYYKSAVSNQKALLLYLI from the coding sequence ATCACAGCTAAACACTTTTCAAACAACCTCTTAGTTAATGCTTTTGGTGCTGGTAAAGAAATCGGTTATGAAACAGAATATGGGCCAGTTCGTTATCTTTTTGCAGGTGATGAAGTTGGACAAATTCTCGATGGTTTGTTAGAACTTTCTGAAGAAGGTTTTAAAAACCGTTTTCTACAAGAATCGCAAAAACCAAATCCTGTACACTGGCTTGATTGGGCGGATGAAGAACTACTTGAATATATGGTCGATTACTACAACGAAATTGTTGATTATTACAAATCTGCTGTTAGCAACCAAAAGGCACTATTGCTATATTTAATATAA
- a CDS encoding cyclic nucleotide-binding domain-containing protein produces the protein MTSPDTVIWLQERTTLGILSPTALDAIAQVIEPQTIPAKTILVPEDTLPTALYIVQDGQLESEINNQNSSVSARGFLPGAVINLQELLLDQLIPYKIVTLTESHVWAVPAAKFRELINQYPEITQAFSRQLAQELAQVTSALTYEQERSVALRPYLVTKAQRGIVGTSRYAVRLREQIREAAADRKSVEIFGEPGLEKDNIAALIHFSSPKRREPIIKINCGILQTSGADLFGRAGGKPGLLEWLGEGSLVLNNLQELPPELLQPVAQLLTTNMYTPVTRQGEPAAEPRTSKARILIVSEKTESKIERCVGHIIKVPPLRVRKADIKSQVEYYTSLYVRSRGVDKPHITPEALRRLQSYDFPGNLKELKNLVERAIVQAGERRELTEEIFWAAETKKKQFRVNLLNLYPDLRRFLRSSWWPDKINYGFTVAAFAFIVGVLFVGPQTRDRNFALNLFWAWWWPIILFIFPFLGRVWCAVCPFMIYGEITQKLSLWLFPRKLKRWPREKAEKWGGWFLFGLFTLIFLWEELWHLENTAYLSACLLLLITAGAMIFSALFERRFWCRYLCPIGGMNGLFAKLSMTELRAQQGICSATCTTYQCYKGGPQKGEGMETDGCPLYSHPAQLEDNRDCVLCMTCLKACPHRSVEFNLRPPGIELWTTHVPLNYEVALLLLLLGGIYLHRLPELLAWLGLQLDLTQFWLHLVISILALLTPAAVVLLAYGLIKLFNTRRKPRRFIELAYGYLPLVLGGNLAHYLRLGLSEGGKIIPTTFATFGLSGEQLPILVAHPAVIAFLQGATLIFSVLLTIVLTQKIARLSLRAMIWQHLAAIILAASMWVIIVF, from the coding sequence ATGACATCTCCAGATACAGTTATATGGCTACAAGAACGGACAACTTTAGGTATTCTCTCACCTACGGCTTTGGATGCGATCGCCCAAGTGATAGAACCGCAAACCATACCAGCCAAAACTATCCTAGTTCCAGAAGACACTCTTCCAACAGCACTTTACATCGTCCAAGATGGACAGTTAGAAAGTGAGATTAATAATCAAAATAGTTCAGTTTCAGCCCGTGGGTTCCTACCTGGGGCAGTAATTAACCTGCAAGAATTACTTTTAGATCAATTAATACCCTATAAAATCGTCACCCTGACAGAATCTCATGTCTGGGCTGTACCTGCGGCTAAATTTCGGGAGTTAATTAATCAATATCCAGAAATTACCCAAGCTTTTTCTCGTCAGTTGGCGCAGGAACTAGCACAGGTAACATCAGCGTTAACTTACGAACAGGAACGTTCTGTGGCGTTGCGTCCCTATTTAGTTACCAAAGCGCAACGGGGAATTGTCGGGACAAGTCGTTACGCTGTAAGGCTGCGGGAACAAATACGCGAAGCTGCGGCTGATAGGAAGTCTGTAGAAATATTCGGTGAACCAGGGTTAGAAAAGGATAATATTGCCGCTTTAATACATTTTAGTTCGCCTAAACGACGCGAACCAATTATTAAAATCAATTGTGGCATTTTGCAAACTAGCGGTGCTGATTTATTTGGGCGTGCTGGTGGGAAACCTGGACTGTTGGAATGGTTGGGGGAAGGTAGTTTAGTCCTTAACAACTTGCAAGAACTACCACCAGAGTTACTACAACCTGTGGCGCAGTTACTCACAACAAATATGTATACCCCTGTAACGCGACAAGGGGAACCTGCGGCGGAACCACGTACCAGTAAAGCGCGAATTTTAATTGTTTCGGAGAAAACCGAGTCGAAGATAGAACGCTGTGTGGGACACATTATCAAAGTTCCGCCGTTGCGGGTGCGAAAAGCGGATATTAAATCCCAGGTTGAATATTACACCAGCTTGTATGTGCGATCGCGTGGAGTTGACAAACCCCACATTACCCCAGAAGCCTTACGCCGCCTCCAGTCATACGATTTTCCCGGAAACCTCAAGGAGTTGAAAAACCTGGTAGAACGGGCTATTGTTCAAGCTGGAGAACGCCGAGAATTAACAGAGGAAATATTCTGGGCGGCGGAAACTAAGAAAAAGCAATTTCGTGTCAATCTTTTAAACTTATATCCTGATTTACGGCGATTTTTGCGGAGTTCTTGGTGGCCTGACAAAATTAACTATGGTTTTACTGTAGCGGCGTTTGCGTTTATTGTGGGTGTATTGTTTGTGGGGCCGCAAACACGCGATCGCAATTTTGCCTTAAATTTATTTTGGGCTTGGTGGTGGCCTATCATCCTATTTATTTTCCCCTTCTTAGGGCGGGTGTGGTGTGCTGTCTGTCCCTTCATGATTTACGGTGAAATCACCCAAAAATTATCACTGTGGTTATTCCCGCGTAAACTTAAACGCTGGCCACGAGAAAAAGCTGAGAAATGGGGCGGATGGTTTTTATTTGGTTTATTCACCTTAATTTTCCTTTGGGAAGAACTTTGGCACTTAGAAAATACCGCCTATCTTTCCGCCTGTTTACTATTATTAATTACTGCCGGGGCAATGATATTTTCTGCTCTATTTGAGCGGAGATTTTGGTGTCGATATCTATGCCCCATCGGGGGAATGAATGGCTTATTTGCTAAACTTTCTATGACAGAACTAAGGGCGCAGCAAGGCATTTGTTCTGCTACTTGTACCACCTATCAATGTTACAAAGGCGGCCCCCAAAAAGGCGAAGGGATGGAAACAGATGGTTGTCCTTTATATTCCCATCCTGCACAGTTGGAAGATAACCGTGATTGTGTTTTGTGCATGACTTGTCTCAAAGCCTGTCCCCATCGTTCCGTTGAGTTTAACCTACGTCCTCCAGGTATTGAACTGTGGACAACTCATGTACCACTTAACTATGAAGTTGCATTATTGTTATTACTGTTAGGGGGAATTTATCTACATCGTTTACCAGAATTACTAGCTTGGTTGGGTTTACAACTCGATTTAACTCAATTTTGGCTACATTTGGTAATCTCAATTTTAGCTTTGTTGACTCCGGCTGCTGTAGTTTTATTAGCCTACGGCTTAATTAAATTATTCAATACTCGCCGTAAACCTCGACGCTTTATTGAACTTGCCTATGGTTATTTACCGTTAGTATTAGGAGGAAATTTAGCTCATTATCTGCGTTTGGGTTTAAGCGAAGGCGGAAAAATTATACCCACAACCTTTGCCACTTTTGGATTAAGTGGTGAGCAATTACCAATATTAGTAGCACACCCAGCAGTAATTGCCTTTTTACAGGGTGCAACCCTCATCTTTTCCGTGCTGTTAACGATAGTATTAACTCAAAAAATTGCTCGGCTATCTTTAAGAGCTATGATTTGGCAACACCTAGCAGCTATTATTTTAGCTGCTAGTATGTGGGTGATTATTGTTTTTTAG
- a CDS encoding response regulator transcription factor, whose amino-acid sequence MNQKILIVDDEPNIVILMEQALESLEDEGVELLTARNGVEALETIKTEKPNLVFLDVMMPKMSGLEVCEVVKHELQMTDIYIIMLTAKGQEFDKQKGIDVGADLYLTKPFRPKEVLEKSIQVLGL is encoded by the coding sequence ATGAACCAGAAAATTTTGATTGTTGATGATGAACCTAATATTGTAATTTTGATGGAACAAGCCCTAGAATCTTTGGAGGATGAGGGCGTGGAACTTTTAACTGCCAGAAATGGAGTAGAAGCACTCGAAACTATTAAAACTGAAAAACCCAACCTTGTATTTCTCGATGTAATGATGCCTAAAATGAGTGGTCTGGAAGTTTGTGAGGTCGTTAAACACGAACTACAAATGACTGATATCTACATTATTATGTTGACAGCAAAAGGACAGGAATTTGATAAGCAAAAGGGAATTGATGTCGGTGCGGATTTATATTTAACTAAACCATTCCGTCCAAAAGAAGTATTAGAGAAATCTATACAGGTATTGGGTCTTTAG
- a CDS encoding XisH family protein, with translation MAAKDLFHEAVKQALLKEQWIITADPLKIKIERVKFEVDLAADKVLAADKAGQKIAVEIKSFINSSVITDFHLALGQFLNYRLALQITEPDRILYLAVPFDTFESFFQERFVQEAVKLYQVKLIIYNPFKEEIIVWQE, from the coding sequence ATGGCAGCCAAAGACTTATTTCATGAAGCTGTCAAACAGGCACTTCTGAAGGAACAATGGATAATTACAGCCGATCCGCTTAAAATCAAAATTGAGCGTGTCAAGTTTGAAGTTGACTTAGCAGCTGATAAAGTCTTAGCAGCCGATAAAGCAGGACAAAAAATCGCCGTTGAAATTAAAAGTTTTATCAATAGTTCTGTCATAACTGATTTCCACTTGGCACTAGGTCAGTTTTTGAACTACCGTCTTGCATTACAAATAACCGAGCCTGACAGAATTTTATATCTCGCAGTTCCTTTCGATACCTTTGAATCTTTCTTTCAAGAACGGTTTGTTCAAGAAGCTGTCAAGCTTTATCAAGTCAAGCTAATAATTTATAATCCGTTTAAAGAGGAGATTATTGTATGGCAAGAATAG
- a CDS encoding PAS domain S-box protein → MSTQLDEYSQLLWEKCPIGLVLWNTHGQLINVNSTYAAILGRTISETLNLNYWQITPDTYSAAEQVMLEKLEQTGSYGPYEKEYIHQDGHLIPVRVSSVMIERDGERLIWSSVEDISDLKQAEQERQQTAKILKQSEARYRSLIKTNTQIIWVSTPQGICFELKDWINYTGQTLAEAENGGWIEAVHPDDRGYTGEAWGIAVANLSQYQIEYRIRGKDGNYRYFWVWGAPVIEEDGDVREWIGTCTDIHDRKLAEAENQRLKERYRTLVTATSQIVWGTTAEGLGISSEMLTWIAYTGQTKEEVEGWGWLEPIHPDDRARSTDDWNQAVANRTIYQTEYRLRGKDGIYRYFSVCGSPVLAADGSIREWIGTCTNIHARKLAEAENQRLLDMLNHSSDAIIVRDMSDKILYWNQGAERLYHWSREEVIDQYIYTFLNKIFTQPKEEITTELLQQGNWEGEVEHLTHDGKLITVQSRWTLQRDTDSQPCAVLEINTDVTARKQAEIALRQLNQELEVRVAERTAALQNTLAEAQGLNAILDNLADGLLVVDTTGQITHFNPAFLAMYGLTADTLQGHYRDLPIFGLADLVERTQSQVGEVFAAELALVKERIGQAVATAIFKRTADNEPATCFGSALLIRDVTVEKEIDQMKTDFISTVSHELRTPLTSVLGFASIIQEKLQTDVFPMLSAEDRKLQKTIKRVADNLNIIVSEAERLTSLINDVLDIAKMEAGKVEWQMQPIDPSELLDWATTATAALFETNGLQLITEIDTSVPQIIGDRNRLLQVLINLISNAVKFTESGSVTCRVKQERDGVCISIIDTGIGIAPEDQPKVFEKFRQVGDTLTDKPKGTGLGLPICKQIIDHHGGRIWVESEPSKGSTFSFLIPVFASNQKTNTNLNLDALVKQLKEHVITTNTVSHQKRKTILVVDDDAHIRELLHQQLENEGYNVREAKDGVDAIQQIKIIRPDLIILDVMMPHINGFDVAAVLKNDPQTADIPIIILSIIENKERGYHIGIDRYLSKPINTEQLLNEIGSLLNQVTSSKKVLVVDQNESTLKTISDVLQAQGYSVIEASDPQECINKALSVKPDMIIIDSIFSQEAELVKTLRFEKELENVLFIWGLGTEDEEVGEMGKMRE, encoded by the coding sequence ATGTCTACCCAACTTGATGAATATAGCCAACTCCTCTGGGAAAAATGTCCCATTGGTCTGGTACTGTGGAATACACATGGTCAGCTAATTAATGTTAATTCTACTTATGCTGCCATCTTGGGACGTACTATCTCCGAAACCCTGAACCTCAATTATTGGCAAATTACTCCTGATACTTATAGCGCCGCCGAGCAAGTCATGCTAGAGAAGCTAGAACAGACTGGTAGTTACGGCCCCTACGAAAAGGAGTACATACACCAAGACGGACACCTCATTCCAGTAAGAGTTTCTAGTGTGATGATTGAGCGGGATGGGGAGCGGCTGATTTGGTCGAGTGTGGAGGATATTAGCGACCTTAAACAAGCTGAACAAGAACGTCAGCAGACAGCAAAAATCTTAAAACAAAGCGAAGCAAGATACCGTTCTTTAATCAAAACCAATACACAAATTATCTGGGTCAGTACACCGCAAGGGATTTGCTTTGAGCTGAAAGACTGGATTAACTATACAGGACAAACTTTAGCTGAAGCTGAAAACGGAGGTTGGATTGAGGCTGTGCATCCTGATGATCGTGGTTACACAGGAGAAGCTTGGGGTATTGCTGTAGCCAATCTCAGTCAATATCAAATTGAGTACCGTATTCGTGGCAAGGATGGTAACTATCGCTACTTTTGGGTTTGGGGCGCTCCTGTCATTGAAGAAGATGGTGATGTGCGGGAGTGGATTGGAACCTGTACAGATATTCACGATCGCAAATTAGCAGAAGCTGAAAATCAGCGTCTCAAAGAACGATACCGCACTTTAGTCACTGCTACTTCCCAAATTGTTTGGGGTACTACGGCGGAAGGTTTAGGAATCAGCAGTGAAATGTTGACTTGGATAGCTTATACAGGACAGACAAAAGAGGAAGTTGAGGGTTGGGGCTGGCTTGAGCCGATTCACCCTGATGACCGCGCCCGTTCTACCGATGACTGGAATCAGGCTGTGGCGAACCGCACTATCTACCAAACCGAATATCGTCTACGTGGCAAGGATGGTATTTACCGCTACTTCTCGGTCTGTGGCTCTCCTGTCTTAGCGGCAGATGGTAGCATTCGTGAATGGATTGGTACTTGCACTAATATTCACGCTCGCAAGCTAGCAGAAGCGGAAAATCAACGTTTATTAGATATGTTGAACCATTCCAGTGATGCCATTATTGTCCGCGACATGAGCGACAAAATTTTGTACTGGAATCAAGGTGCAGAAAGGCTCTATCATTGGTCACGGGAGGAAGTCATAGACCAATATATCTACACTTTTCTCAACAAAATATTTACTCAACCCAAAGAAGAGATTACAACCGAGTTATTACAACAAGGCAACTGGGAAGGAGAGGTGGAACACCTCACCCATGATGGGAAACTGATTACCGTCCAAAGCCGATGGACTTTGCAACGAGATACCGATAGTCAACCCTGCGCGGTGTTGGAAATTAATACTGATGTGACTGCCCGTAAACAAGCGGAAATCGCTTTACGGCAACTCAATCAAGAATTGGAAGTCAGAGTTGCCGAACGGACTGCGGCACTACAAAATACCCTAGCGGAAGCCCAAGGGTTAAATGCCATCTTAGATAACTTAGCTGATGGTTTGTTGGTGGTGGATACCACAGGACAAATTACTCATTTTAATCCTGCCTTTTTAGCTATGTACGGATTGACAGCCGATACCCTGCAAGGACATTACCGGGATTTGCCAATATTTGGTTTAGCAGATTTAGTGGAAAGAACTCAGTCCCAAGTTGGTGAAGTATTTGCGGCGGAGTTAGCACTGGTGAAGGAACGCATTGGTCAAGCTGTCGCCACTGCCATATTTAAACGGACAGCCGATAATGAACCCGCCACCTGCTTTGGTTCAGCGTTGTTGATTCGGGATGTAACAGTGGAAAAAGAAATCGACCAAATGAAGACTGATTTCATCTCCACCGTTTCCCATGAGTTGCGAACACCATTAACTTCAGTTCTTGGTTTTGCCTCCATCATTCAAGAAAAGTTACAAACTGATGTCTTCCCCATGCTGTCGGCTGAAGACCGCAAGCTACAAAAAACCATCAAGCGCGTAGCTGATAACTTGAATATCATCGTGTCGGAAGCAGAACGACTCACATCTTTAATTAACGATGTTTTAGACATTGCCAAAATGGAAGCTGGTAAAGTGGAATGGCAAATGCAGCCTATAGATCCTAGTGAGTTATTAGATTGGGCAACCACTGCCACAGCCGCATTATTTGAAACCAATGGTTTGCAACTGATTACCGAAATTGATACTTCAGTACCGCAGATAATAGGCGATCGCAATCGTCTATTGCAAGTCCTGATTAACCTAATTTCTAATGCTGTTAAGTTTACCGAATCTGGTTCTGTTACCTGTCGCGTCAAGCAAGAAAGAGATGGTGTTTGCATCAGCATCATCGATACAGGTATCGGCATTGCACCCGAAGACCAGCCCAAAGTATTTGAGAAATTCCGCCAAGTCGGCGACACCCTCACCGATAAACCCAAAGGTACAGGGTTAGGCTTACCCATCTGCAAACAAATCATCGACCATCACGGCGGTAGAATCTGGGTGGAGAGTGAACCAAGTAAAGGTAGTACCTTCTCATTCTTAATCCCCGTGTTTGCTAGTAATCAAAAAACAAATACCAATCTGAATCTTGATGCCCTAGTTAAGCAACTCAAAGAACACGTCATTACTACTAATACTGTATCGCACCAAAAACGCAAAACTATTTTAGTTGTTGATGATGATGCCCACATTCGAGAATTACTACATCAACAACTGGAAAACGAAGGCTATAACGTCCGGGAAGCTAAAGACGGCGTAGATGCCATCCAACAAATCAAAATCATCCGTCCCGATTTGATTATTCTGGATGTGATGATGCCGCACATCAACGGTTTTGATGTGGCAGCCGTCCTCAAAAATGACCCCCAAACCGCAGATATCCCCATTATCATCTTGTCAATTATCGAAAATAAAGAACGGGGTTATCACATTGGCATAGACCGTTATCTTAGTAAGCCCATCAACACAGAACAACTCCTCAACGAAATTGGCTCACTGCTGAACCAGGTTACATCTAGTAAAAAGGTCTTGGTTGTTGATCAAAATGAGTCTACTTTAAAGACTATTTCTGATGTATTACAAGCTCAGGGTTACAGTGTAATTGAAGCCTCAGATCCCCAAGAATGTATTAACAAAGCCCTGTCAGTTAAACCTGACATGATCATCATTGATTCTATCTTCTCTCAAGAAGCCGAGTTAGTAAAAACCCTTAGATTTGAAAAAGAGTTAGAAAACGTTCTATTCATCTGGGGATTAGGAACGGAAGATGAGGAAGTTGGGGAGATGGGGAAGATGAGGGAGTAA
- a CDS encoding SufE family protein, translating into MSYSLDSLPPALAKIVQRFQRATDQKRRTEQLIAYGNKVKDFPEADKVPENKVPGCVSQVYITASLNDGKVVYRADSDAFISKGMVGLLIEGMNGLTPTEILELTPDFIQATGLNVSLTPSRANGFYNIFKTMQKKALECKLEASG; encoded by the coding sequence ATGTCTTATAGTTTAGATTCTTTACCACCTGCACTTGCTAAAATTGTCCAGCGCTTTCAACGTGCTACCGACCAAAAAAGACGTACCGAACAGTTAATTGCTTACGGTAACAAGGTCAAAGATTTTCCCGAAGCAGACAAAGTACCGGAAAATAAAGTCCCTGGTTGTGTATCTCAGGTATACATCACGGCTTCTCTCAATGATGGTAAGGTTGTATATCGTGCTGATTCCGATGCTTTCATCAGTAAGGGAATGGTTGGTCTGCTAATTGAAGGCATGAATGGACTAACTCCCACAGAAATCTTAGAATTGACTCCAGATTTTATCCAAGCCACTGGTTTAAACGTCAGCTTGACTCCTTCCCGCGCCAACGGATTTTACAACATATTTAAAACCATGCAAAAAAAGGCGCTGGAATGTAAGTTAGAAGCATCGGGCTGA
- a CDS encoding DUF4253 domain-containing protein, whose amino-acid sequence MVISQSVLKNLLTQHNIIADTLELLWQVDGENIYGLTINGNDAIQHWQQLRQITDETGHYPLLLGNESESQCHIESVHSYSEYLPEEQPTTVQEIIQQGNQLNANDWLNTTAHQQRQERANYIDISILEDDVDELTLAEIGEWNDMIYPTNRYTIPSDILIRLPHPNVIIALVPTTFSWQVPAFLKFGNWNDCPAPEVQVCLMKYWQEKYGAEVVGITHDVVEMVVHRPPQDRQTAFQLAQEQYIYCYDIVDQGVQTLNNLAANLLDGKVWYFWWD is encoded by the coding sequence ATGGTTATCAGTCAAAGCGTGTTGAAAAACTTATTAACACAACATAATATTATCGCCGATACTTTAGAATTACTATGGCAAGTAGATGGTGAAAATATTTATGGATTAACCATTAATGGTAATGATGCCATACAACATTGGCAGCAACTACGACAAATTACCGATGAAACAGGACACTATCCTTTGTTATTGGGTAATGAATCTGAAAGTCAATGTCATATTGAATCAGTTCATTCCTACAGCGAATATTTACCAGAAGAACAACCTACAACTGTTCAGGAAATTATCCAACAAGGCAATCAACTAAATGCTAATGATTGGCTAAATACCACAGCACACCAGCAAAGACAAGAAAGAGCTAATTATATAGATATATCAATATTAGAAGATGATGTGGATGAACTTACACTAGCAGAAATTGGCGAGTGGAATGATATGATTTATCCTACTAATCGTTATACAATTCCCAGTGATATTTTAATTCGTTTACCGCATCCAAACGTAATAATTGCATTAGTTCCTACTACATTTAGCTGGCAAGTTCCGGCTTTTCTTAAATTCGGCAATTGGAATGATTGTCCAGCACCAGAAGTCCAGGTTTGCCTAATGAAGTATTGGCAAGAAAAATATGGTGCAGAGGTAGTAGGTATCACCCATGATGTAGTGGAAATGGTTGTTCATCGACCACCACAAGATAGACAAACTGCATTCCAACTAGCTCAAGAACAATATATTTATTGTTACGATATTGTAGACCAAGGGGTACAAACTCTTAATAATTTAGCTGCTAACTTATTAGACGGAAAAGTCTGGTATTTTTGGTGGGATTAA
- a CDS encoding XisI protein, whose product MARIEDYRQIIQKFLKSHAEFENTNSDIESQILCDTVNDHYQLLDVGWEGLKRVYNCYIHLDIKDGKIWIQRNMTEVDIAQELVNMGVIKEDIILGLHPPYKRPYTGYGVA is encoded by the coding sequence ATGGCAAGAATAGAAGATTATCGGCAAATTATTCAAAAATTTTTAAAGTCTCACGCTGAATTTGAAAATACTAATTCTGATATTGAATCTCAGATACTTTGTGACACAGTAAACGACCATTATCAGCTTTTAGATGTAGGGTGGGAAGGATTAAAGCGAGTCTACAATTGTTATATTCATTTAGATATTAAAGATGGTAAAATTTGGATTCAACGTAATATGACTGAGGTAGATATTGCTCAGGAATTAGTAAATATGGGTGTAATTAAAGAAGATATTATTTTAGGTTTGCACCCACCTTATAAGCGACCATATACAGGATATGGAGTGGCTTAA